One window of Jannaschia sp. CCS1 genomic DNA carries:
- a CDS encoding winged helix-turn-helix domain-containing protein — MPDNTSSVSDTRIASTRVVQLGILAVVVVLVTSAVLLFVNLPDADAFNEAVVQVFEANEVRDPDAIRMLEVLAQSGTTFSKVLASYRAVIFVLMIFATALLVACLVFLVTIITLNRRMREIERQGIQVSSLILSREERVVLINNLEFKLTDAAMETLSVLAEARLDDDVLTGAQIESMVSGKHETDVDEAAGATRIKRLRDTLGNQMVSELLIKNIARRGYILAIDKDVIKMM; from the coding sequence ATGCCGGACAATACTTCCTCCGTTTCTGACACACGGATCGCGTCAACACGCGTCGTACAACTTGGCATTCTGGCGGTCGTCGTGGTTCTCGTGACGTCCGCCGTTTTGCTGTTCGTGAACCTGCCCGATGCGGACGCCTTTAACGAGGCGGTCGTTCAGGTGTTCGAGGCCAATGAGGTCCGTGATCCGGATGCGATCCGGATGTTGGAGGTGCTGGCGCAATCCGGCACGACGTTCTCCAAGGTGTTGGCCAGTTATCGCGCCGTCATCTTTGTCCTGATGATCTTCGCCACCGCGCTTCTGGTGGCTTGCCTCGTGTTTCTGGTCACGATTATCACCCTGAACCGCCGCATGCGCGAGATTGAGCGTCAGGGAATTCAGGTTTCGTCCCTGATCCTGTCGCGCGAAGAGCGTGTGGTGCTGATCAACAACCTCGAATTCAAGCTGACCGACGCGGCGATGGAAACGCTGTCCGTTTTGGCCGAAGCGCGTCTGGACGATGACGTGCTGACCGGCGCGCAGATTGAATCGATGGTTTCCGGCAAGCACGAAACGGATGTCGACGAGGCGGCGGGGGCGACCCGCATCAAGCGTCTGCGCGACACGCTTGGCAACCAGATGGTGTCCGAGCTGCTGATCAAGAACATCGCGCGGCGCGGGTATATTCTGGCGATCGACAAAGACGTCATCAAGATGATGTAG
- a CDS encoding ribonuclease HII, with protein MGPDFEIERELGGLVAGVDEVGRGPWAGPVTACAVVLDPMQVPDGLNDSKKLSEARRDALAMQILRVADVSLGWASVEEIDALNIRQATFLAMRRAMDGLTTPPTHALIDGNAIPPGLSCPATCVVKGDGRSVSIAAASIVAKVRRDALMKELAVMHPGYGWETNMGYGTAKHAAGLHHLGVTQYHRRSFAPIAKILCG; from the coding sequence ATGGGACCTGATTTTGAGATTGAGCGCGAGCTGGGTGGCCTTGTCGCGGGCGTGGATGAAGTGGGGCGCGGGCCGTGGGCCGGTCCCGTAACCGCCTGCGCCGTGGTTCTGGACCCCATGCAGGTCCCCGACGGCCTGAACGATTCCAAGAAGCTGTCAGAGGCGCGGCGCGATGCCTTGGCGATGCAGATCCTGCGGGTCGCCGATGTCTCGCTGGGCTGGGCCAGCGTCGAGGAGATCGACGCTCTCAACATCCGCCAGGCCACATTTCTTGCCATGCGCCGCGCGATGGACGGTCTGACCACCCCACCGACCCACGCGCTGATCGACGGAAACGCCATCCCGCCGGGCTTGTCCTGTCCGGCCACCTGCGTCGTGAAGGGGGACGGGCGGTCTGTCTCCATCGCGGCGGCGTCAATTGTGGCCAAAGTGCGGCGCGACGCCCTGATGAAAGAGCTTGCTGTGATGCATCCCGGTTACGGTTGGGAGACAAACATGGGCTATGGCACCGCCAAACACGCCGCTGGTCTACATCATCTAGGGGTGACCCAATATCATCGGCGCAGCTTTGCGCCCATTGCCAAGATCTTGTGTGGATAA
- a CDS encoding site-specific DNA-methyltransferase translates to MTINTKEKAAQALPLNTILAGDCIDVMNALPEASVDLIFADPPYNLQLKGDLHRPNNSLVDAVDNDWDQFDSFKAYDAFTKAWLAAAKRLLKPGGAIWVIGSYHNIFRVGAELQTQGYWILNDVVWRKSNPMPNFRGKRFTNAHETMIWASKDEGAKYTFNYEALKELNEGIQMRSDWVLPICNGSERLKDDKGDKAHPTQKPESLLHRVLVGSTNPGDVVLDPFFGTGTTGAVAKALGRDYIGIEREEAYRVVAEKRLSRVRKFDKTSIAVTTPKRAEPRVPFGQLVERGMLRPGEMLFSPRGQQAKVRADGTLIADDVKGSIHKVGAELEGAPSCNGWTYWNFKRDGKNVSIDVLRQQIRAEMAG, encoded by the coding sequence ATGACAATAAATACCAAAGAAAAGGCGGCGCAAGCGCTGCCCCTGAACACGATCCTTGCCGGCGATTGCATCGATGTAATGAACGCCCTTCCCGAGGCGTCTGTCGACCTGATCTTCGCCGATCCCCCCTATAATCTACAGTTGAAGGGCGACTTGCATCGTCCCAACAACAGCCTGGTGGATGCGGTCGATAACGATTGGGACCAGTTCGACAGCTTCAAGGCCTATGATGCTTTCACCAAGGCGTGGCTGGCGGCGGCAAAGCGGTTGCTGAAGCCCGGCGGCGCGATCTGGGTGATCGGCAGCTATCATAATATCTTCCGGGTGGGCGCAGAGTTGCAGACCCAGGGCTACTGGATCCTCAACGATGTGGTCTGGCGCAAGTCCAACCCGATGCCCAACTTTCGCGGCAAGCGCTTCACCAACGCCCACGAGACGATGATCTGGGCGTCCAAGGACGAAGGCGCGAAATACACCTTCAACTACGAGGCCCTAAAAGAGCTGAACGAGGGTATCCAGATGCGCTCGGACTGGGTGCTGCCGATCTGCAATGGGAGCGAGCGGTTGAAGGATGACAAGGGCGACAAGGCGCATCCGACGCAGAAGCCGGAATCGCTGCTGCACCGTGTGCTGGTGGGGTCGACGAACCCCGGTGACGTGGTGCTGGACCCGTTCTTTGGCACGGGCACGACCGGTGCTGTCGCCAAGGCTTTGGGCCGCGACTACATCGGGATCGAGCGGGAAGAAGCGTATCGCGTTGTGGCCGAAAAGCGCCTGTCCCGCGTGCGCAAGTTCGACAAGACGTCCATTGCCGTGACCACCCCCAAGCGTGCCGAGCCCCGTGTGCCCTTCGGCCAATTGGTCGAGCGGGGCATGCTGCGCCCCGGTGAGATGCTGTTCAGCCCCCGTGGGCAGCAGGCAAAGGTCCGCGCCGATGGCACGCTGATCGCCGACGACGTGAAAGGCTCCATCCACAAGGTGGGCGCCGAGCTGGAAGGCGCGCCGTCGTGCAACGGCTGGACGTATTGGAACTTCAAACGCGACGGGAAGAACGTCTCGATTGATGTGCTGCGCCAGCAGATCCGTGCCGAGATGGCCGGATAA
- a CDS encoding NAD(P)-dependent oxidoreductase, translated as MKISVIGASRGIGRKVVEEALERGHSVTGMARSATSLGIDHAEFTAIDGDATNATDVTQAIDGADAVILTLGVPKDARVLKSTTLFSDATRTLITAMEEAGIKRLLTVTGFGAGDSKEKLSTPERLTQKAFLGRAYADKDLQEKLIRDSDLDWTIARPGILSDNRKSNAYKVLVEKETWRNGLINRSDVADFLVTAAEDESHIHKTPALQR; from the coding sequence ATGAAAATTTCGGTGATCGGTGCAAGCCGCGGCATTGGCCGCAAAGTGGTGGAAGAGGCTCTGGAACGCGGCCATAGCGTGACTGGCATGGCGCGGTCCGCCACATCGCTTGGAATAGACCATGCGGAGTTCACCGCAATCGACGGGGATGCCACCAACGCGACCGATGTGACGCAAGCCATCGACGGCGCGGACGCGGTGATCCTGACCCTCGGCGTGCCGAAAGATGCGCGGGTCCTGAAGTCCACGACGCTATTCTCGGATGCCACAAGAACCTTGATCACCGCGATGGAAGAGGCGGGGATAAAACGCCTGCTCACCGTCACAGGCTTTGGCGCGGGCGACAGCAAAGAGAAACTCTCCACGCCGGAGCGTCTGACCCAAAAAGCGTTCCTGGGCCGCGCCTATGCCGACAAGGACCTGCAAGAAAAGTTGATCCGCGACAGCGATCTGGACTGGACCATCGCCCGCCCCGGCATCCTGTCGGACAACCGTAAAAGCAACGCCTATAAGGTGCTGGTCGAGAAAGAGACCTGGCGCAACGGGTTGATCAACCGCTCAGACGTGGCAGACTTTTTGGTCACCGCTGCAGAGGACGAGAGCCACATCCACAAAACCCCTGCCCTTCAACGCTGA
- a CDS encoding alkane 1-monooxygenase, with amino-acid sequence MISADKFAKIHRALPFWASLALIPLIAFVATKGGWWLVLIPLSTWWLFAMLDQVAGLELENADPTTPDDQLFWYRAITLIWPPLQFATLFAVIFYATRADHLGGVELVFLSFGMGVLSGTIGINYAHELMHQKSRLERWLGDLLMASVLYSHFRSEHLLVHHRYIGTGRDPVTARYNEGFHRFFPRVLRESYGSSWRAEKTMLARKGLPWWDGSNPVWRYLALQAGFTALAFGIGGWVGLAIFLGQAFVAVWQLELTNYIEHYGLTRKHLGGGKYEHVQPRHSWNAAHKASNWLLINLQRHSDHHYKPDRPYPLLQTYGEADAPQFPYGYPVMTAAAMVPPLWKRVMNPRVKRWRAMYYPEITEWQAYDKLTHPEPR; translated from the coding sequence ATGATCTCGGCTGACAAATTCGCAAAAATCCACCGTGCCCTGCCCTTCTGGGCAAGCCTCGCGCTGATCCCACTGATCGCCTTTGTTGCCACGAAAGGGGGCTGGTGGCTGGTGTTGATCCCACTTTCGACATGGTGGCTCTTTGCGATGCTCGACCAGGTCGCGGGGTTGGAGCTGGAGAACGCGGACCCCACCACGCCGGACGATCAGCTGTTCTGGTACCGCGCCATCACGCTGATCTGGCCGCCGCTGCAATTCGCGACCCTGTTCGCGGTGATCTTCTATGCCACACGGGCCGATCATCTGGGCGGGGTGGAACTGGTGTTTCTATCCTTCGGGATGGGCGTGCTGAGCGGCACCATCGGCATCAACTACGCCCATGAGCTGATGCACCAGAAGTCCAGACTGGAGCGCTGGCTGGGGGATCTGCTGATGGCCAGCGTCCTCTACAGCCACTTCCGGTCGGAGCATCTGCTGGTCCATCACCGCTATATCGGCACGGGCCGTGACCCGGTGACCGCCCGCTATAACGAGGGCTTCCACCGCTTCTTTCCCCGCGTACTGCGCGAAAGCTACGGCTCCTCCTGGCGGGCAGAGAAGACCATGCTGGCCCGCAAGGGATTGCCGTGGTGGGACGGGTCAAATCCGGTCTGGCGGTATCTGGCCTTGCAAGCCGGCTTCACCGCATTGGCGTTTGGGATCGGCGGCTGGGTCGGCCTCGCCATATTCCTGGGCCAGGCCTTCGTGGCCGTGTGGCAGTTGGAACTGACCAACTACATCGAGCATTACGGGTTGACGCGAAAGCACCTAGGCGGTGGCAAATACGAGCACGTGCAGCCGAGACATTCGTGGAATGCCGCGCATAAGGCGTCAAACTGGTTGCTGATCAACCTGCAGCGCCATTCCGATCATCACTACAAGCCGGATCGGCCATACCCCCTGTTGCAGACCTATGGAGAGGCCGACGCGCCGCAGTTCCCATACGGCTACCCGGTGATGACGGCTGCCGCGATGGTTCCGCCTTTGTGGAAGCGGGTGATGAACCCGCGGGTGAAGCGCTGGCGGGCAATGTATTACCCCGAAATCACGGAGTGGCAGGCCTATGACAAGCTGACCCATCCGGAACCGCGTTAG
- the mutY gene encoding A/G-specific adenine glycosylase, which produces MREQLIGGALLDWYDVHARDLPWRVPPLSGLDADPYRVWLSEIMLQQTTVAAVKAYFQRFTALWPTVGDLAAAEDAAVMGEWAGLGYYARARNLLKCARVVVEEHGGQFPRTEAELLELPGIGPYTAAAVASIAFQQPAPVMDGNIERVMARLFAVEDPLPGCKSVLKEHATRLTPNDRPGDHAQALMDLGATICTPKNPACGICPVMEACTAHKRGIAADLPKKAPKKAKPTRLGYVYVARQEDGSVLLETREEKGLLGGMLAFPTSDWSEAPTDVPPFAADWHDPGLEVRHTFTHFHLRLALRVTNAASDTSPQRGEFLPRALFKPSSLPTLMRKAHDLSVGHFTGDDHDLG; this is translated from the coding sequence GTGCGTGAACAGCTGATCGGAGGAGCCTTGCTGGACTGGTACGACGTACACGCGCGCGATTTGCCCTGGCGCGTGCCCCCGTTAAGCGGGCTGGACGCGGACCCTTACCGCGTGTGGCTCAGCGAGATCATGTTGCAGCAAACCACCGTGGCCGCCGTGAAAGCGTATTTTCAGCGGTTCACGGCGCTCTGGCCCACGGTTGGTGATCTGGCCGCAGCAGAGGATGCGGCCGTGATGGGTGAATGGGCGGGTCTTGGTTACTACGCGCGTGCCCGGAATTTGCTGAAATGCGCCCGCGTGGTGGTGGAGGAACACGGCGGGCAGTTCCCAAGGACGGAGGCAGAGCTGCTGGAATTGCCCGGGATCGGGCCCTACACAGCCGCCGCCGTCGCCTCCATCGCGTTTCAACAACCCGCCCCGGTCATGGATGGCAATATCGAACGGGTCATGGCCCGGCTCTTCGCGGTGGAGGACCCGCTGCCGGGCTGCAAATCTGTTCTGAAAGAACACGCGACCCGCCTGACGCCCAATGATCGCCCCGGTGATCATGCGCAGGCGCTGATGGATCTGGGCGCCACGATCTGTACGCCGAAAAACCCTGCCTGTGGGATCTGCCCGGTGATGGAGGCCTGTACCGCCCACAAACGGGGCATCGCTGCCGACCTTCCAAAGAAAGCCCCCAAGAAAGCCAAGCCCACCCGCCTTGGCTATGTCTATGTGGCGCGCCAGGAGGACGGGTCAGTGCTGCTGGAAACCCGCGAGGAAAAGGGATTGTTGGGCGGCATGTTGGCCTTCCCCACCAGCGATTGGTCCGAAGCGCCGACCGACGTGCCACCCTTCGCCGCCGATTGGCACGACCCGGGCCTGGAGGTGCGCCATACCTTCACCCATTTCCACCTGCGCCTCGCCCTGCGTGTCACCAACGCGGCATCGGACACGTCGCCGCAGCGGGGCGAATTCCTGCCGCGCGCGCTATTCAAACCGTCGTCCCTGCCTACACTGATGCGCAAGGCGCACGATCTAAGCGTGGGACACTTCACCGGAGATGATCATGATCTCGGCTGA
- a CDS encoding DUF721 domain-containing protein, with protein sequence MPPRHTSGSYQAKSPNARRRRGFERAVTLVGPELKTPAEKRGFAETKLLTHWAEIAGPEIADMAVPVKVKFGRGFGGTLVLLTTGAKAPMLEMSREIIITRVNACYGYSAIKDVQVTQTAPTGFAEGQVAFNASKPKVKATPDPARMEKATKDLDHISDPVLRDALRKLAGNIISQTNR encoded by the coding sequence ATGCCCCCCCGTCACACGAGCGGCTCCTACCAAGCGAAATCCCCAAATGCGCGCCGCCGGCGTGGGTTTGAACGTGCCGTGACGCTGGTGGGGCCCGAGCTGAAGACGCCCGCCGAAAAGCGCGGATTCGCCGAGACCAAGCTGCTCACCCATTGGGCCGAGATCGCCGGGCCGGAGATTGCCGATATGGCGGTGCCGGTGAAAGTGAAATTCGGGCGCGGTTTCGGGGGCACGCTGGTTCTGCTGACCACAGGTGCCAAAGCGCCAATGCTGGAGATGAGCCGCGAGATCATCATCACCCGGGTGAATGCCTGCTACGGATATTCGGCCATCAAGGACGTTCAGGTCACTCAGACCGCCCCCACAGGATTTGCGGAGGGGCAGGTGGCCTTCAATGCCTCCAAACCCAAGGTCAAAGCCACGCCCGATCCGGCACGCATGGAGAAGGCGACAAAAGACCTCGATCATATATCAGACCCGGTGCTGCGAGACGCCTTGCGAAAGCTCGCCGGAAACATAATTAGTCAGACAAACCGTTAA
- a CDS encoding DsbA family protein gives MQRRAMLLGGATGILGAGAYLLWNGRGGQRFQTEAPLTPFTAANAQEATDLPDVLEMSKGNPDSGVTLIEYASFTCPHCRSFHTNVYPDLNRDYIEPGLINFVYREVYFDRYGLWAGMVARCGGPLRYFGIVDLIYAQQSEWTQGSPAEIAENLKRIGRAAGLSNEELDACMTDAAMAEAMIANYEAQMEEHPIAGTPAFVLNGEMSGNMNYNELRGRLDAAIEAAG, from the coding sequence ATGCAACGCAGAGCCATGTTGTTGGGCGGCGCCACCGGTATTCTGGGCGCGGGCGCCTACCTGCTGTGGAACGGCAGAGGCGGTCAGCGTTTTCAGACCGAAGCGCCGCTGACTCCGTTTACTGCGGCGAATGCGCAGGAGGCCACGGACCTGCCGGACGTGTTGGAGATGTCGAAAGGCAACCCCGACAGCGGCGTCACACTGATCGAATATGCGAGCTTCACCTGCCCGCATTGCCGCAGTTTCCACACCAATGTCTATCCGGATCTGAACCGCGACTATATCGAGCCGGGTCTGATCAACTTCGTCTATCGCGAGGTCTACTTTGACCGCTACGGCCTGTGGGCGGGCATGGTCGCACGCTGCGGCGGGCCTCTGCGCTACTTTGGCATTGTCGATCTGATCTACGCGCAGCAAAGCGAGTGGACCCAGGGGTCGCCTGCGGAGATTGCCGAAAACCTCAAGCGCATCGGGCGCGCCGCGGGCCTGTCCAACGAAGAGCTGGACGCCTGCATGACCGATGCCGCCATGGCCGAGGCGATGATCGCCAACTACGAGGCGCAGATGGAAGAGCATCCGATTGCGGGCACGCCTGCCTTTGTCCTCAACGGTGAGATGAGTGGCAACATGAACTACAACGAATTGCGCGGACGTCTGGATGCGGCCATTGAGGCGGCTGGCTGA